CACACTCAATGACAAGCGCATCAGAGCCACCACTTTGAGCACCAAGTGATGTCATCTATATCTATCCCCAAGTCCAAGATGTTGTGTTgtttagctttaactgtcaacccaacacaacctagaatcacttaGGGAGAGATCCTCAGTGAGGAATTACCTAGGTCAGGCTAGtttgtgggcatgtctatgaaagtttgtcttgattgttgattgacaAAAgaagatccagcccactgtgggcaataCCACTCCCTAGGCACAGAGTTCTGAATAGAATAAGAGAGGAAAAAGCTAGCTGAGAGCAAGCAAGCAGGGATGGATCCATACATTTGCTaagttccttccttctttcctcccttccttccttctttcctcccttccttccttcctaccttccttccttccttccttccatccttgaCTTTGGATATAATGTCACTAGTTGCTTCAATTCCCACCTTGATTTCCCTGAAATGATGGTCTGTGATCTGTAGTTGTTAAGTGTTACTTTTTGTCAGAGAATTtctcacagcagcagaaatgaaaatAGGATAGATGCCATCTCAAGGAGATAAGGTGGGTAGGAATAGTCTTTTCCACCCACACGAGAAGCTGTCTCCACCTGGAGACCCCATTTCCCAGCCAACCTTGCACGGGATGGGGCCCAAAGCTAGGATCGGTGTCTAAACAGgtgaaatggaaataaatgttGCCTCATATACCAGTTTAGATTAGGCACACAAGGTGATAGCAGTGAGCCCTTTGGTATAGAGGAAATTGACCCCAACATGGTGAGCTGCAAGGCCTTTGGGGTCATCCACTGCAGGCCAGCAGGGTGGGCAGGGCTGGGCAGGGCTGGCAAGGAGGCCTCAGGTGGGCTGCCTTCAGACCTCATCATTGGTGCACACGGATGGTGTTTCCCTGCCATCGGGCTCAGGCTCATCCCGAAGTGCCCGCCCCAGCACAGCATCCAGGGACTCCTGCAGCCGGTGGCTCTTCTGGCTGCCCACAAGGAAGTAGATGACTGGGTTGGCGCTGCTGCTCAAACTGGAAGAGAAGCGTGACAAGCAGATATACAGGAGGAGCACATCCTGTGGCAGTCCCACCCAGTAGAGTAAGAACCAATAGATGCCGAGGGGCAGAGAACAGGTGAGGAACACAAAGACAGAAGCCAGGATGACCACAAACAGCCGCCTGGGCCGCCGTCTCCGCAGCAGCGTGTTCTTCCGTACCCGGATGAGGAGTATGGTGCTAGACAGGATCATGATGGGCACGAAGATCCCCAGGATAAGACCTGTGGAGACCATGTCCACCCAGAAGCACTGGCTCTCATCGGGATGCCAGAACcgaacacagaagaaagaagccAGGAAGTTCAGCAACAGGGCCAGTGCCCAAAGCGCACCACATACCACCGATGACAGGTGCTTGGGCTGATGGCACTTATACCAGATGGGGAAAAGCACAGAAAGGCAGCGCTGGGTGCTGATGGCCGTCAGCAGGCTCAGGCTGGCCGTGTAGGCAAAGTACTTGATTCTCCTCATCCCCTCGTAGATTCTGGCAGAGGTGCTGACTATGAGCAGGGGCCCTGTTTCTAGGCTGAGCATGGACGCCATGCACAACAGGAAGAGGAGGTCGGCCACCGCCAGGTTGAGCACATAAACGCAGAAGGGGGACCTCCGCACACGGAAACTCAGCAGCCAAATCACCATGCTGTTGCCTGCCATCCCCAAAACACAGATGACCATGACAAGAAATGTCACCGAAAAGTAGACCCAGCTCACAGAGTCCATGGTGGGGCTCATTGACGGTCAGACCTGGGGCTGGGCTGCTGTTTGGAGCGTAGTTcattcagaaggaagaaaaatgaacctATGTTAAATTCTGTGTCACTGAACCATCAGACCCACGGGAATGCTGAAAATTTTCTTTAGGCATCCCCGGGTTCCCACTGTGGCTGAATATGCCACAGGACCAGACAGACACAGATCTGATAAATAATTTCCTCCTCAGGTTCCACTCTGTCCCAGCctgaacttctttttcttttgttgagacagggtcttgtacagcccaagctggcctcaaactccctatatagctgaggatacgcttgaattcctgatcctcttgcttcagcttcccaagtgctgaggttaaagctGTATATCATCATAACCAGtgtaatgtcattttttaaaaagttattttcattttatttatatgggtgttttgcctgcgtgtatgtgtaccacatgcatgcagtgcccttggtggccagaagagggcatcagatctccttgAACTGGAGTTTTAGCTTGAGCCTCCGTGTGGGTACTGAGGACAAAACCcaggctctctgcaagagcagtcggtgcttttaaccactgaaccatctctccagctacctcttccacctcctcttcctcatccttttccttctcctagtttgatttttttttttttttttttttttttttttttttttttttggacagggtatTATGTTGCTCAAGCTGGTTTAGGAGTCCCAATCCTCCTGCTCCTACCTCCCGATTGCTAGGGAAGGCATCCATGTGTCTCTGCACCTAGTGGCCTGATTTTGTTCCAAGCACCTTTGTCTTCACTCCCGGATAAAACTGCCATTTGCTTCgctcctgctgctgcttttgtctgttgttgttgtagttATAAAGCAGATCAGAGGTGTGACtgctcctctgcctccagagcagtTTATACCCTGTAAGCTCTTTTTAAAGGCTTGGCAGAAGGCAAAGCCATCTGGTCATTTCTGTGTGTGGGACTGGATGCTCAGAGCTCCCAAACGAAGCTCCAAATGCAACTGTCAGTGTTTTATGTCTGCTCAGGTGTTCATCTCTGCTTGAGTGTCATTGCCTAGAGTGTGTAATTTGTTAATATAAAACGACTCTTGCCTTCCAGGTTCTCACTTGTTAGTATAAAATTTGCTGTAGTACTGTCCTATATTCTTGTAACTTTTTAAAGActaatttcattttacttatgtgtatgtatctgagtGTGTGACACACATCTGTGAGTGCTCTCAGAGACTAGAAGGAGGTGACAGATTccctcaaactggagttacaggtggttgtgagccacctgacatgggtgctggcaactctcaggtcctatgcaagagcaagAAGTAGTCTTAACGACAgagccatcgctccagctccttctactgttttatttttgagatcgggtctcattatatagccttgTTTGGTTTGGAATTTGTTTGGTTTGGaatatgtaaatcaggctggcctcaaactcacaggaatcagcctgcctctgcctcctgagtgctgggatcagaggtgtgtgCACCAACCCAGCGTCTTATAATTGTTAAAACCAGATTTTCTGCTACTTTTTTTATTTGCtcgttttctttcttattttttcagatgtttgtttttcaagagctCTTTATAAGATATCTTTTTTTTACATTCAGTTGTCTTCTTGGGAgggggttctctccttccacaatgtgggtggTCAAGGGGCACGGGGTGGGGGACTTCCTTGCCCTTTCCTAGCACTCTCTTTAGCAAGAAAGGTGGAAGGGAGGCCAAGTTCACGGTACCAAGGAAAGAAGGGTGCTTTGGAGAGAGAGGAGCCTATGTCTGGACCtagcaagtttttgttttgttttgagacaggactcatgtagcccaggctggcctcaaactccctgtgtagctgaggatgaccttaaatttcttgtttttattacagtgtgtatgtgtgtgtgtgtgtgtgtgcacttgcatacacacacacacacacacacacacacacacacacacaagcaggtatgtggaagtcagaggacaatgtgttgaagtctgttctttcctttgacCATGTAAATCCTGGGGTTGAACCCCAGCCATCACGCTTTGCAGTAAGCACCTTAACCCTGGAGCCACCTTGCTGGTCTAGCCTCAGACTCTCTGTTTGAAACCATTTGGTTTGTGGTCACTGTTACAGCAACCACAGGGAGCACATGCGTCAAAAGCAGAATGCCATGTTTGTCACGGCCACACAGCTACACTGCTGGTGGTTAACCCTGAACTTGGGAGAGGAGAGAATGTGCCCTCACTATTGGACCAGCAGCAGGCACAGTGGGGACTTGAGAGTAGGTGGAGCCACCCTCAGTGGTCTTCCCTTCCTAGGTCATGGCCAGGGCCTGTGCCCATCATGTGGGGGACACTCAGAATTTGGTTGCTGGGAGCCTGTTGGACTCTTGTGGAACCATGTATCCCTCTGCCTTTTGGGGGACCTCTAGGCTAACTTTGGGGTTCTTCTAAGAACTTTGAACCTGAGGCTTGCTCTCTGTTCCCCAGCAGAGCTGAGAAACATCCTGACCCAGGCAAGGGctgctctcctccttctctctgagaAGACTCGAGACCAGGGGAAAGGGATACTGCTTGTGCAAAGTGTCACCCATGTCCCTGGGATATTTGCCTTCTGACCAGGGAATGGTCCTTATAGCCCTGTCCCCTGGCTCTGACAGAGGGACATGTGCCATGTTATTCATGTGTCTCAATTCCCCAGATGTTGagcttaaaataaatatttctgatttttccCCCTGGCCTCCTTtctagtttttattgttttacacatacaccacacacacacacacacacacacacacacacacacacacacacacacacacacacgttcacacacaccacacacacatacacacaccacacccccacattcatgcacaccccccacattcacacacacacacttacatacacctgcacacattcacacacaccacaaacaccacaccctcacagacatacaatCTACTGAGTCTGTTCAGTGTTGCTTGCATGTAAGTGATTTGGGCTCTGACCATCTGGTATCAGATAACCAACCCATCAGTGGGCCCCTCCCTTGGAGTGACTGCTCCTCTCTCTCAGCATCCCTTAAATGCccgtagttctttgtctagacgTGGGGCCCCATGAGACATTCTTTTCCCACACTGGCATGTCCACTGGTGCAGGCCTTGTTcaggtcttctctctctcttttttttttttttttgcattgaaaACACACCTGCTTTATTGGTTTCCTGTCTTCAGTCTTCTTTCAGCCTCCTAAGAAATTCCATATACCTTTCAAATAAGCCAAAATTGGCATCTATTCCTCAGGGTTTAGTTTTGGGAGAATCCAGAGAGAAAAGGTTATGCCAGTATAGAGGATATTAACTTTGTTCAGGTCTTCTTTAAGCAACTATATTGCTAAGGGATGGGTGAAGCTTCcctgaaaatatttctgattttaaattttcctgagccataataaacaaacaaacaaataaatgttgaaaGCATTTTCTTGGGCTGGAACATGATTAGTTGGCAGAGCAATTGCCAACATTCAGGAAGCACTGGATCCatactggatgtggtggcacatgcctgcagttCCAAAACTTGTAagcctgaggcagggggatcactagTCTGAGACTAGCATGGGCTTCCTACACAGTTCCCAGccgtgggctagagagatggctcaactgttaaaggctaggctcacaactaaaaCTAGAGTTCCAGGCCTGGTAACATAGCCCAGGtcccaaagaataaaacaaagtaaaataaaataccaaagagaaggaaagaaaagagacatgaagaaaggaagaaaaaagtgaaaagaaaaagaagtggcaGGGCATGTAGCTTGGTGGGTAatatgcttgcctggcatgctggAAGCCTTAGGTTCCATGCCAGACTTacaaaatctgggtgtggtggttcccAGATGTCATCTTAGTGCTTAGAAGGTGGAATCAGGAGGATCTGATCtgatcaaggtcatcctctgcctCTTTGGGAGTTTGAGTCCAgcatgggctatatgagaccttgtttcaaaacaaacagtaTTTTCTCTGTTTACAGCCTTATGGTCCGAAATGAGACTGACTATAGAGTTCATTTTGACactgtgattctctctctctctctctctctctctctctctctctctctctctctctgtgtgtgtgtgtgtgtgtgtgtgtgtgtgtgtggagagagagagagagagagagagagagagagagagagagagagagagtagcggGGAGCAGGGGCTTAGTGGAGACTGAGAGTATGCTAAGTTAGCTCTGCCTTCAACTATTCTTTGTCAACTGAGTGTCAGAATGCAGGACTAATCATGCGAACCTTTGTTCCCAGTGTCCTATTGTCCAATTCTTATTGTACTTGAGATGTCTCTAGAATGTAGACAGATAACCGCCCATATAGCCTTAGTTTAGAAGGTGCTGTAGATGAGCTTATGCGGAGGTCAGAGCACAGTGTGTTGAAatctgttctctctccttccaccatgtgaattcGGGTTGTCAGGCTGTTTCATGGACTGCCAGGTCTGACTCTTCCTTAACCTGGTGCCTTGCTCCTCCCACCCTTGACCTTGGGCTGCGGTtatctctgctttctctttataTGCTCATGAGCCAGTTTTCAAAGCCTGACTGGAGAGGCTGAGATACCTGCCTAGGTCCCCGAGCTGCCCCTGCAGAGCCAGGATGCCACTGGATACTAGTAGGTCTTGGACTGCTGTACCCTTCCACCTCCACCCAGACTGTGAAAAGAAACAAGCattcagatggatctctgagttcgagaccagcctgatctacagagtgagtccaggacagccagagctgttacacagagaaacgctgtcttaaaaaacaaaaaaataaataaggaggagaaggaggaagaggaggagaaatgagcCTCTCACCTGCTCCTGGATGTATCGATCTGTCCTTCTGCAAAGGGCGATGATCCCTCTTGGTCCTGGAGGTATCTACTGCTGCCCTGGGCCTGGGGTTTCAGCTACTTCCACACTCTCCTGGCTCAGTGGCTCTTCACTAAACCAGCATGCTTATATCTGTCTTCACTGCTCCAAGCCCTATAAAAGCTTGATTTGAGGGACCCCTGCTCAAGAATCTTGGCTCTGTCTGACAAGTGTGAGAAGGAGCCCCAGATATAAATGCAGGAAGAACGCCTGCCCACCCTCTGGAGACCTGGGTCAACAGAAGCTTAGCTGAAAGCTAATGGGCCTCCCAGGCATTGCCCTCTCCTGCTCCACCCAGGTCCCTCTTGAGGCTGGGGGCTTTCGAAGATTATGGTGAGGGCCACCCCTTCCAGCACCATCCTGGCAGCCCCTCCCTTCCCAGCGCCTCAGAGCATTAGTGGTCCATCATGGGTCTGGGATTTGGGTGGGGCCTCAAAGAGAACGGGGGCTCTGTGGGCTGGGAAAGGCCATTACGGGCACCCGTGTGGAGAGATGCTCAGTTAATGTGCTTCCCCAGCACAGCTTGCTGAAGGTGGGAAGATAGAAACACTCAATGAGGAGTCTGCCATCttattctggcacttgggagttGAGTGACTGCAGGGTTCAGGTAACCTCACTGAGTTCAGAGTCTTCACTACAGGTTGGGTATCCCTCCCTAACCTTCCGAATCCCAGTGAGAAGTGAAGATCACACACAGGTGCTtggttctggaagagcagtcatgctcttaaccactaagctgtcCCTCCTGCCCTCTGCTGTGCCAGAATTCTTAAATTAAACCCCTTTTTTCATATCAGCACATTTTTGCTCCAGAATCTTTAACTGaaggcctagagagatggttcagtggttaagagcacttgctgcgcCTGTAggaaacctgagtttggttcccagcacccgtgtctggaatctcacaaccatctgtaactctagctctggaGGGATGGGTTTTTTttagggcacctgcactcataccCATAACCCCATAGCCTCTCCTCCATATACACatgagaaatgtaaaataaacctcaaaaatacccaaacaacaacaacaaaaatttcagcCAGTTCAGTGCTTCCTTCCCAGGGCACCTCTAATGGGAGGAGCTGTTTCTAGAGCAAatggggaagggaaaaaaaaagatgaggggACTGGAGGATGTTACTTGAAGCTCCTGGTTCAGCAGTCTTGAAGTCAGGGTCCCTACTGGAACTTTCTGGATAGGGGTCACTAAATTTCTTTACAGAAATCCAGTTTACTACCAAGATGGACTAACGATGTTTCTGTCCTGAGATAGAAAGGTCTGTTGACAGTGCTGCTGGACAACCGCGTAAGACACGTGTATGGGAACCCTGGGTAACATGTGTGTGCACTCTGGGTGACATGTGTGGGCACCCTGGGTGGGGCAGGCCAGGCACTGGGTGGCTGTTCAGTGGCTCAGGGATATGCGGATGGATTTGATGTATGTTCATTAAAGTTCCAATTTAATTAAttacaaaggtttaaaaaaaaaatcatgcccggggctggagagatggctcagaggttaagagcaccgactgctcgtccagaggtcctgagttcaattcccagcaaccacatggtggctcacaaccatctacaatgagatctggtgccctcttctggtgtgcagatatatatagaagcagaatgttgtatacataataaataaaaaaaaatcatgcccaAGTAGGTGAGTCTCCCTGTGAATTGCCAGGAAACTCAGAGCTGGCAGCTGACTCATCCCAGCATCCCAGCAGAGTTTTCCATGAGTTTTGGTTTTGTAAACTGCTCCTGGCTGTGTCTGAGTTCTCCAACTCCTGGCTTACAACAGAATGTTTTTGCACTCTGTGGTTGGAGGCCAGAAGTTTGCCAGAGCATTTTCCTAGCTTTGTGTCTTTATCACTAGCCTGCCTGAAGGTCCCTTCCCCAGGCCTAAATCCTCCTTCCCTAGAGGGGCCCATCTCAAAAATAGGTGGatggctggcaagatgactcagtgcgTAGAGATGCCTGCTGTCAAGTCTAATGATCCCTGGGACCCCCATGATAGAAAGAGAAACCactcccacaaactgtccttGACCTACACGTGCGTgcatccacccacccacagaATGAATAAGTCAATGCAAAAAATTTAATAAGGTGGAGAGTGCTAGGGGAAGACACTTAATGTTGAATCTGTCCTCTATACAGatgttcatgtgtacacacacacacacacacacacacacacacacacacacacacaccacacacacacggggcgggggggggcgaTAAGCTTTTAGAGAATGAAGTCAAGTTATCTGAGAGACCCCACAGCCATGTGGCAAAGCCACGCCAAGGCTGCAGAAGCACCCGCATCTCTTGATGAGAGGGCAgtggcagctcacacccatcCACCTTCTACAGAACACCCCCTCcgtgaactgtaaaccagccagACCCAAGTGGGTTTGCCTGGGACTGGGGTGGCCAAGTCTACTCCCAGCATCTCCTAGAATCTGACTCTAACACAGTGCTGATGAGAGACATCAAGGTCAGAGGTCACTGTGAGGAGATCCACAGTGACTGTTTTGTGAGCTCGGCCTTCTGCAACTGGTGTGAGCAACCTGGTAGAGACATGCAGAAACTTACATGAAATGATCAGCCAGAAGCCTGGAAGCACAGTCGGTCCCAAACCATCAGTCATTGCCCTGATTGCCAGTGCTTGAGATTAGCTGgctttatgtacatgtgtatgcatgtatgtgcatgtgtgtggagggcagaggtcaacGTGTGGTACCTTCCTGCTTCACTCTCCaccttctttttttctgggatctttcactgaccctggagcttgCCAGTTTTCTAGATTGACCTGCCATGGAGTaggatcctcccatctctgccaccCCAGGCCTGGGGTCACAGGCACATATCACTATGCCTGGAGACCTGAATTTATAGCAAGAATTCTGCCAGCTGAGCTACTGTGTGTTAACACATCCCCACTTCTTTTTCCTTACCTTGTGCtcagatgtatgccaccactgttGGAGTCTGGGCACTAAGGTCCTGTGGCTAACAGGTGGCAAATCTCTTTTCCTGAGACTCACTCTGGGCCTGTCTAACTTGTTCTTGTTTTCCCCTTACTCTATCTGACAGTGTGCctacttcttgtttgtttttgctgagcTACTGGGTGGTAGGAAGTATAAAAGGCACTGAGTGCTGTCTGCCGGCCGCTGGGAATCCTTCTCTCCACTCCACCATCTCCAAGTCATGTGCCAGTGGGAAGTCCAGCTGAGCAACAACCCTCACAGCCAGGCAGCACCTTAATAGGAGCTGCATTGTGGTGGAGAATGGCTCCACTCCTGGCTTACAGGGAGAAAAGTCTGCAGTATTGGGGAGTCCTGCCTTAGTGAAACACCCAGAAAGAAGGTAGCTTGGGAGAACTGCAGGAGACCCTTCACACACCTGCTGGCCCCACATTGCCCAGCCCCTTGGCAGCCCACTTTAATAATTAAACACCGGAGGAGGATGGAGGAAAGTAGTGGGCCTCTGCGGTTTCCATTCACTTAGTCCTCTTGATTCTTCTCCATTAGCACAGGGTAGGGGGTCTGGGGAATGGCTGAGGAGCACCTGGGCTAAGGGTTCATGGGGGAGTAGGGAAAAGCCTCTTCCACAAGACTTGCAATGCAATGCACAGAATCACCCTGCCCACCACTTCAGCATCCCCAGGGTGGGTGTTGTCTGTACACAGGCTTCGGGTTTACAAACCCTGAGTTGAACCTAGGTGGGGAGGCCCCTTGTCAGGGCACAGCTCACTCCCAGGGTGTTCAGAGATGAGGGACTGGGGTGGAGGCTTGTAAGGAGAGACTTCTCAGGAATGGGGACTGACTAAGTTCTGGGGAGCCGGGGACTCCAGGTGGCCCCTCAGCCAGGCACCCCCAGGACTCTGAGAAGTTTCTACCCACATGTCACTGGGATCATCAGTCTTTTCCCGATCTCTGGTACATGCACGTTCTCAGTGCTCTGCTGCACTGAGTGGAAGCCACAGACCCTGCACCTTGTCTCTAGGATTCTCTGAGCAGAAatgaggaggggaagaaagtAGCAGACAGCTTCCTCCAGGCCCAGGTGAGGGGCAGGTGGCTTTGCACACCTGAAGCTCCTGGAGTCATCTTCTCTGTCCCACCATGAAAGCTCTCCTTGTTTAGAGGAGCATAGGTGGCTTGTAGCCATCAGGGACATGACCCTGGGAAGTTAGCTGCTATGCTCAAGAGTGCTACAGTCCCTGCCCTGAGATTGTGTAGGCTAGAATAAAGCTCAGTGGACTCAGGATGTGTGGCTAGCACTGGGTGGGCATGCTGCTCACTCCTTGCCTGTCCCCCTCCTGCCTTCCTTGGCTCCCTGTGAAGGAACACAGCTCCatgacacatctttacaggcCACAGAAGTCTAGGTACAGACAAAGTCAATCAGAGCAGAAGGCAGCCCAGAGGTGTGGCCAGACAACCAGGAAAGATCAGTACTAGAGGAAAGGAACCTATGGCTACCCACTCTGGACTCCAGCTGCCCTTGGGTGGCCTCACAgtgggacacagagacacagagaaaatactGGGCACTGAGCCTGCCTCCTATTGCAAGATTTAAAAAACGTGTATTGATATATACTTTATTATCTGTTATAAAACTTCCTTTGGCTACGCAGGCCACTGTGCTGGATGATGAATGGCACTGTGGTGGCAGCTCCCAGGGGACCAGGATGGAACCAGAGTCCACTTTGAAATGGGCACTGGAGATTGGGGACTTAGTAGGGAGCTGCCACAGTGGACCACAGTGGCCTGGAAGACACCAAGTGCGTGGTCAGCTGCCCAGAGCTGGCTGGGGGTATCAGAAAAGCAGTCAGCAACCCAGAGGGGCAAAAGGTCCTTCCTGTCTCACACGGCTTGCCAGGGCCAGATCCTATCCCATTAAAGTCACCAGATGACTCATCAAAGGGCCAGGGACTTGTGGCAGGCTACAGGCAGGTAGACAGGACCCTCTTCCAGATAGCACCATTCTCTCGGTTTGTTCAGATGCTGCCTTGGGAGGCTGAACAACTCCTTACAGGTGGAGCTGAGGCTTCTGGCCCAGTAGGGGTGACGGTGACTGAGTCACATTTGAGGAGGGATGGCTGAAGAGGCAGGAGTGGCCTCCTTCTAGCCTTCACTGATGAGCTTCTGTTGAGGAGGGACCCCCACCACACTGGTAAGGGCAGCTTTGGTACAATGAGTCACAGAAGCAGAATGGCTGGGGAGCAGAGGCCACACAGTCTGCCTGCAGGGGGCTGCTCAGTCTCTTGACCACATCTGGCGAGAGGCAGATGCCTTGTTCTAGAGGCAGCTCTTCTCCCAGGCCACACAGGGGCAGCTGCCCTGCTTTTGCCCTTGGGCAGAGTGTCTCTGGAAGCTACTGGCCACTCTTTGCTGCGGCCTTGCCCCAGACACTGGCCTCTCACGATGCATTCCCAGAGGGGCACTGCATCTCCATGGTGACCGTATTAGGTGTGCTGGTAGCAGTGTCCCCTGGCTCAGCACCATCCCGTAGAGCCCGCTGGAAGACTACCCTGAGAGGTTCCCACAGGCGCTGAGACTTGTCCCTCCCAGCCAGGAAGTAGACAATGGGCTTGGCGCTGCTATTGATGCAGATACATAAGTCAGTGACGTATTCGGGGAAGGGGGCTGGGATCTGGAAGACCCAGAAGAGGAACCAGTCTATCCCCAAGTAGATGGAGGACacaaggaagacagagacaaTAGCCAGGACCACATGGTTGAGCTTAGCAGAGCGCTGGCGGCGCCGTGCCCGGCACTCCACATGCAGGATGAGTGCCAGGCAGGGGAGGACCatgagagggcagaagagaaagaacagcaaGATGCCCAGGGAGATGTCCATGTTGCGGCAGGCTGTTCCGGAGGCCTCCCGGCCCAGAAACATGCAGAAGTAGTTGTGGATGCTGGTGACCAGGAAGGACAACAGCCAGAGTAAGGCACAGACCCCAGCAGACAGGCGCTTGGGTCTCCGACGCCAGTACCAGATGGGAAAGATGACTGACACGCAGCGTTCGGTGCTAATGGCTGGCAGGAGGCTCACACCAGCGAAGAAAGTGCAGAGCCCCACGATTCGGGACACCCTGCGCACGTAGTCAGGGAAGGAGCCTAGGAAGGCCCCTGTGTTCAGGAGGGAAATCACAGCCTTGCTGAAGAGGTAGACCCCATCAGCGCTGGCCAGGTGCAGGAAGTAGACGGAGAAGGGTGTTCTCTTGATGGAAAAGCCAAAAAACCAGAGGACCAGGCCGTTACCCACCAGGCCACACAGGCAAAGCAGCAGGAAGATGTAGTTGGTGATGGCAGGCGGAGGGGGCGTGGCAATCTGCTCAATGGTCAGGAAGCCTCTGCTGTAGAGCTCCAAAGCCTCGTTTACACCAGGACACATCTGTATAGGTGCAAGGGGACACATTTGTAAGGATGCCTGCTGTTCTCTGGCCCTCAGCATGCCTGTTCCTGtacctgcttccatcagctaccacGAGGCTGCTGGGTCCCTGACTATGGAATGACTAACTGACAGAGATCAGCGAAGAAAGAGCCCCAGTCCCAGATGATGCCAACACTGGTTCTCGGAGTCTAGAGCCTACAGGATGGCATCACCACCACAGGGTGACCAGACAGCAGCTCTGGGCTGCCCACAGGTCAGCATGGTCCAAATGTCCAAGTGCAAGACAATGGAAAGcagaggggtggggagatggtcagtgtataaagtgcttgctgagcactcatgaggaccaga
The DNA window shown above is from Cricetulus griseus strain 17A/GY chromosome 3, alternate assembly CriGri-PICRH-1.0, whole genome shotgun sequence and carries:
- the Mrgprd gene encoding LOW QUALITY PROTEIN: mas-related G-protein coupled receptor member D (The sequence of the model RefSeq protein was modified relative to this genomic sequence to represent the inferred CDS: deleted 1 base in 1 codon), whose amino-acid sequence is MNYAPNSSPAPGLTVNSPTMDSVSWVYFSVTFLVMVICVLGMAGNSMVIWLLSFRVRRSPFCVYVLNLAVADLLFLLCMASMLSLETGPLLIVSTSARIYEGMRRIKYFAYTASLSLLTAISTQRCLSVLFPIWYKCHQPKHLSSVVCGALWALALLLNFLASFFCVRFWHPDESQCFWVDMVSTGLILGIFVPIMILSSTILLIRVRKNTLLRRRRPRRLFVVILASVFVFLTCSLPLGIYWFLLYWVGLPQDVLLLYICLSRFSSSLSSSANPVIYFLVGSQKSHRLQESLDAVLGRALRDEPEPDGRETPSVCTNDEV
- the Mrgprf gene encoding mas-related G-protein coupled receptor member F: MAGNCSWEAHSTNQNKMCPGVNEALELYSRGFLTIEQIATPPPPAITNYIFLLLCLCGLVGNGLVLWFFGFSIKRTPFSVYFLHLASADGVYLFSKAVISLLNTGAFLGSFPDYVRRVSRIVGLCTFFAGVSLLPAISTERCVSVIFPIWYWRRRPKRLSAGVCALLWLLSFLVTSIHNYFCMFLGREASGTACRNMDISLGILLFFLFCPLMVLPCLALILHVECRARRRQRSAKLNHVVLAIVSVFLVSSIYLGIDWFLFWVFQIPAPFPEYVTDLCICINSSAKPIVYFLAGRDKSQRLWEPLRVVFQRALRDGAEPGDTATSTPNTVTMEMQCPSGNAS